One region of Labrus mixtus chromosome 1, fLabMix1.1, whole genome shotgun sequence genomic DNA includes:
- the hp gene encoding haptoglobin — protein sequence MWFSLTVLLLASCCLADVTGERMKQTASRFGSFRSRRMIGGSLAPHVPWQAMVYLSDSVLDGGYAGGALISDRWILTAGRNLFVRKTRREIQGKDPEIPKVYLGISGRVEAVESKQVAVQKIVLHPGFQNHTDWDNDLALIQLKEPVVMSDKVTPIPLPERNQDTLSGAGIITGWGWGIHLTPASSLKHLVLPLADQSACKREYDGDVLTPDVDDNMFCTGPAQFQHNVCFGDAGGALVFQDDDTGDIYAGGILSYDKPCSRNTNGVYMKISAYLPWIHSVIRGDTERSAALRSDVMSKLSSW from the exons ATGTg gttttcccTGACTGTGCTCCTCCTGGCTTCATGCTGTCTAGCAGATGTGACTGGAGAAAGGATGAAACAGACAG CCTCCAGGTTTGGATCGTTCCGGTCTAGGCGAATGATTGGAGGATCTCTGGCTCCTCACGTCCCCTGGCAGGCTATGGTCtacctctctgacagtgtgctGGATGGAGGCTACGCAGGTGGTGCCTTAATCTCTGACCGTTGGATTTTGACAGCCGGCAGGAACCTTTTTGTCCGGAAGACTAGACGGGAGATTCAGGGAAAAGATCCTGAAATTCCTAAAGTCTATCTGGGAATCTCAGGTCGGGTAGAAGCTGTCGAGTCCAAACAGGTAGCTGTGCAGAAG ATCGTTCTCCATCCAGGTTTTcagaaccacactgactgggACAACGACCTGGCTCTGATCCAGCTGAAGGAGCCCGTGGTTATGAGTGATAAAGTGACACCCATCCCCCTGCCAGAGAGAAACCAGGACACCCTGAGCGGTGCTGGGATCATCACAGGCTGGGGTTGGGGGATCCATCTTACTCCTGCTTCATCACTCAAACACCTGGTCCTCCCCCTGGCTGATCAGTCTGCTTGTAAAAGAGAATATGACGGGGATGTTCTCACACCAGATGTAGACGACAACATGTTCTGCACCGGACCTGCCCAGTTTCAGCATAACGTTTGTTTTGGTGATGCAGGGGGCGCTTTGGTGTTCCAAGATGATGATACTGGGGATATTTACGCTGGAGGGATCCTGTCCTATGACAAGCCTTGTAGCAGGAACACAAATGGAGTCTATATGAAGATTTCTGCATATTTGCCCTGGATCCACAGTGTCATCAGAGGAGACACGGAGAGATCGGCTGCTCTGCGCTCTGATGTGATGTCTAAGCTGTCATCATGGTAA
- the sult5a1 gene encoding sulfotransferase family 5A, member 1, whose product MARLDVTEVFHGICFPGHLHTQDSLQLALKFPFQDTDILIVSYPKSGTTWMQEIVSLISNKGDPHLSQNVPNWTRSPWLEQYYFAAILEASPSTPRVITTHLPYHLLGPGLHSSKAKVIYVSRNPKDVAVSFYHFHKMANFLPEAGSFPQFLKLFLEGTLSYGSWFDHVKGWTNQPATVNNLLHITYEEMSLDLHGAIKRLSSFLQCPLVEDEVNNCVKHCTFNSMKHNNMVNYTLVSPDIMDHNKGSFMRKGKTGDWKNMFTDEQNQYFNSVFKSEMQDCTLEFIWDERDEEDTHANDETSVNSETAQ is encoded by the exons ATGGCCAGGTTGGATGTAACTGAGGTTTTTCATGGTATTTGTTTTCCTGGACACCTACACACCCAGGATTCCTTGCAACTTGCTCTTAAATTTCCATTTCAGGATACGGATATCCTCATCGTCTCCTATCCAAAGTCAG GCACCACATGGATGCAGGAAATTGTGAGTCTCATATCCAACAAAGGGGACCCGCACTTGTCGCAGAATGTCCCAAACTGGACTCGGTCTCCATGGCTTGAGCAATATTATTTTGCTGCCATACTGGAGGCTTCCCCCAGCACACCTCGAGTCATCACCACACACTTGCCTTATCACCTGCTGGGCCCTGGCCTCCACAGCTCCAAAGCCAAG GTTATTTACGTGAGCAGAAACCCTAAAGACGTCGCAGTGTCTTTTTACCACTTCCACAAAATGGCCAACTTCCTCCCTGAGGCTGGTTCATTTCCacagtttttaaaattatttctgGAGGGCACAT TGTCCTATGGATCCTGGTTTGACCATGTGAAAGGCTGGACCAATCAGCCAGCCACTGTGAACAATCTGCTTCACATCACTTATGAAGAGATGTCACTG GATCTTCATGGAGCCATAAAGAGGTTGAGCTCTTTCTTACAGTGTCCTCTGGTGGAGGACGAGGTCAACAACTGTGTGAAACACTGCACCTTCAACAgcatgaaacacaacaacatggtCAACTACACGCTGGTCTCACCAGATATAATGGACCATAACAAGGGCTCTTTCATGAGAAAAG GCAAGACAGGAGATTggaaaaacatgttcacagatGAGCAAAATCAATATTTCAACAGTGTCTTCAAGTCCGAGATGCAGGACTGCACCTTAGAGTTTATATGGGACGAGCGAGATGAAGAGGACACACATGCTAATGATGAAACATCTGTAAACTCTGAGACAGCTCAATGA
- the dpep1 gene encoding dipeptidase 1, with product MLSNVISAVCLSLWVSSCVVNSAEDPYMTRALKLMSETPLIDGHNDLPWQLRKQFNNELNKVDLHTLNSTHTNIKKIKDGRLGAQFWSAYVPCETQYKDAVRQTLEQIDVVHRMCQKYPNDFMFATSSDDINNAFKMNKTASLIGVEGGHSIDSSLGTLRTMYHLGVRYLTLTHSCNTPWADNWLVDSGSEPSEHNGLSPFGKQLVVEMNRLGMLIDLAHVTVAGMNQVLDMSKAPVIFSHSSAYTICPHKRNVPDDVLRRVKEKRGIVMVNFYNDYVTCSKIAKISDVADHFDHIKKVGGADIVGFGGDYDGVTRLPEGLEDVSKVPKVVAELLRRNWTDTEVKAALGNNLLRVLSEAEKVRDSLKNTEPDDVPIPYDEVKNTCRTSYGYQIPESGAIRPLSSVALVLTLVLQAAVVLTA from the exons ATGCTTTCTAACGTTATCTCAGCCGTGTGTTTGTCACTCTGGGTTAGTTCTTGTGTGGTGAACTCGGCTGAGGACCCATACATGACCAGAGCTCTGAAACTGATGTCCGAGACCCCTCTCATCGATGG ACATAACGACCTGCCGTGGCAACTTCGCAAGCAATTTAACAATGAGCTCAACAAAGTGGATCTGCACACTCTGAACTCAACACATACCAACATCAAGAAGATCAAGGATGGACGTCTGGGGGCACAG TTCTGGTCTGCATATGTTCCCTGTGAAACTCAGTACAAAGATGCAGTCAGACAAACACTGGAGCAGATAGATGTGGTTCACAGGATGTGTCAAAAATACCCAAACGACTTCATGTTTGCCACAAGTAGTGACG ACATCAATAATGCCTTCAAAATGAACAAGACCGCCAGTCTGATCGGGGTGGAGGGGGGTCACTCCATCGACAGCAGTCTGGGCACCCTGCGCACCATGTATCATCTGGGGGTCCGCTAcctcacacttacacactccTGCAACACACCGTG GGCGGATAACTGGCTTGTCGACAGCGGATCAGAGCCGTCTGAACACAACGGGCTGTCTCCATTTGGCAAG CAACTAGTTGTGGAAATGAACCGTCTGGGGATGCTGATTGATCTGGCTCATGTGACTGTAGCAGGGATGAACCAGGTGCTGGACATGTCTAAAGCTCCGGTCATCTTCAGCCACTCCTCTGCCTACACCATCTGTCCACACAAGAGGAACGTCCCTGATGATGTCCTCAGGAGAGTG aagGAAAAACGAGGGATCGTCATGGTTAACTTCTACAATGACTATGTGACCTGCAGCAAAATCGCTAAGATCTCTGATGTTGCCG ATCACTTTGACCATATAAAGAAAGTGGGCGGAGCAGATATCGTTGGCTTTGGAGGAGATTATGACGGTGTTACAAG ACTTCCAGAGGGTCTCGAGGATGTGTCCAAGGTGCCCAAAGTGGTGGCTGAATTGCTGAGGAGAAATTGGACTGACACAGAGGTTAAAGCTGCTCTGGGAAACAACCTGCTCCGAGTCCTAAGTGAGGCTGAGAAG gtaCGTGACAGCCTGAAAAATACTGAGCCAGATGATGTTCCTATTCCGTATGACGAGGTGAAGAACACGTGCAGGACGAGCTATGGGTACCAAATCCCAGAGTCAGGAGCCATTCGTCCGCTCAGCTCAGTGGCCCTCGTGCTCACACTCGTTCTCCAAGCTGCAGTCGTGTTAACAGCTTAA